aaaagcaggattactcAGATgacatttcgacaaaaaaaaataggctgTGCTGAAATTTACTTCCTGTTCTGTTCTTCATTCAAATTTACACTGCCTCAAATTCAGCAAGTGTAACTATCtagtcaaatcaaatcaaactatttatatagcacttttcatacgtaaaatatgttttggttttttttgtttgtttttttaaatcagccatGGGAACAAGGAAGTGTTCTCTTGTACGGGAATCCAGTTAGCAGTGAACTTCTTCTTGGACCGAGGCCACACCTCCATCACTGTGTTTGTTCCCTCTTGGAGGAAAGAGCAGCCAAGACCCGACGTTCCCATTTCGGGTAAGATGACGCCAAATCTTGTTAATTGCTAACTTTGTGCTGGACTAAATCCAACATTTCATCACAGTGTAACAAACTGAATTAGAGGATACATCTTCCATTGTGATTCATGGGTCGGAAATAGGAACaagatatttttacatttaacacTTCCAGTTcgaattttatttacaataacatGTTCTCTTTGCCCCTCGTTActctaaacacggcattgtggttaatattgtgtttgtaaaatttgaattaagtagcaaaatccagatgtttttgtccatctccggaggcggccattttgtcacttactgTCACTTACTGCTGGGCTCGAGTAGCGACCAATCATCTGTTATCCGAGCTTGGTCACATGATGTTCGCAAgctgaaccgtgattggtcgtacactctgatgtcattttcaattgacagcaGAATCGCAAGATGGCTGCAGCCTGCGATGAATAAGGTGGCATTTGCTGCTTAATTGACATTacgcaaatgcaatattaacatctttgggttgacttcattttaataaaaacatttaattgttcAGATTAATctagatgtatttttattttctttttgcttACTATTGTTAAAttgataaaacataaaaatagcaatgttttttttttgtttttgttttttaagtttttttattcTATGATTCATATTTGTTAACTGTGGGCCCCTTTTTCGACTCTTTCGTGACTGAGGTCCATAGAAATAAATCGGCCATGACTTGGCGTTGACATAACCAGTTGTGAAGTCATGGTAATTGTTAGTTGCACCCTGTTGTCAAATTGTTGGCTCACGTTTGCATGTTACAAAACAAGAGATGTGTTGTTATGCAATTGTTGATTGTTTAATTGGAACAACATTGACTCTTTGATATGTGAAGGTAGGAAAATCTGTCCTcaaataacatttccacttaaaataaaacaaattatctGATAGTTTTAAAGAGTAAACAATTTATGATTTATGGGACATTTAAAAGTTGATTTGATGTTAATCTACGCAGATCAAAAAATTCTCTCCGATCTGGAAAAGAAGAAGCACCTGACGTTCACGCCGTCGCGCCGCGTGGGCCACAAGCGGGTGGTATGTAACGACGACAAGTTCATCGTTCAGCTGGCCTTTGACACGGGCGGCGTCATCGTGTCCAACGACGTCTACCGCGACCTGCAGGTCGACAAGCCCGAGTGGAAGCGTTGCATCGAGGAGAGGCTGCTCATGTACTCCTTTGTTTATGACAAGTGAGTTTGGAGTGTCatttaaaagtgtaaaaaatgtttaaaaagttaaaatggaaaaatatgctCTACACTTATTGAGCATATCTGAGCATTCAGCTGTTAGCATTCATCTTTCAGCAttaccacgcaatttctccaaaaattgcacttagtctagttgtgggaatgtgttattgtgatttttattcgccACGCTTTTGCCGCTTAACAACCCCCACatgatacttccaatttacactgttcaaatttcaactagcttcaaaaattcacgcctcccggacttgcagtatttgcacaatttaacgtttaataacttttccccattcattttcaatgggacagacattgaagttTTTccccaagtatcactttccatgcccacttccatacatataacttatcatcattaccaggtgtctgatactgctcggtggcacagttggtaaagggCATCCTCCAGTAACCAGggggtcataatttcataatttatccctCAATTTACTtcgtaagcattccacatgcattcaaatcttagcattccgctttcagcattcccacgcaatttctccagaaattgcacttactcTAGTTTCAATATGTATTCAAGTACAATCCAATAAATAATGAATCTCTCATTCGAAAActatactttattttatttaaaaagtatctTGAAAATCATGACATGCCATTGTTGGTATGAATGACAACAGTATTTGTTCCCAAATGCAGGTTCATGGTTCCCGATGATCCACTTGGCCGGGATGGTCCCAACCTGGAGAACTTCCTGCGGTGGTCCCCGAAAACTCCGAAAAAACTTACATGCCCTTATGGTGAGGAAAGTTGAAATTACTttctgtctttatttatttatttatttattcatttacttatatGTAGACGATTAGACGCCTTCTTAAAATGACTGCATAAGTCATTATTTTAATGTGCATTACAAAACTACAACTTGCACTTTttgtaggcgtaaaaagcaggattactcGGATgacatttcaataaaaaaaaaactaggctGTGCTGAAATACAGTACAGAAATACTTCTAAAAATAATTGCATAAGTCATATTTCATGTGCATTACAAAACTAAACTACAACTTGCACTTTgtgtaggcgtaaaaagcaggattactcAGATGACATTTCAATCCAGTTGGATGCAGACCCATGGCCCACTCTAAAacctataataaaaataatttaaaaaatcctATAAACTATTTGACTTATGTTTTGAATAGAAAGCCTCaacatagcatttttttccccaaaaataactacattatattaaaaaaatgttttattgattgattggttttaGTGTGTTTgataagtaaaaaaatacaaatcagagtGGCCCttgcatttttctatttttttctctatttaattTTACAAATGATTGCATGTATTTTCAAACCAACACTGTGTTCATTGAACAGGAAAGAAATGTAACTATGGACTCAAATGCAAATACCTCCACCCTGGGCGAGCCAAACAGTCCAACTGCTTGCTAGCCGACGAACTTCGAGAAAACGCAAAGCTGGCCCCCAGCGCTCCCAGATCATCCGTCCGAAGTCCCGTCTCCAGGCAAAGCCTGTCATTAGTCGAAGACGCGGCAAGGAAATTGGCTCTGCTTGAGAAAAGCTCCTTGAAGAAAGAGAAAGTGAATCACTGCACGGGGCAGAAGGCCTCATGTAAAAAGGGGCGGAGCAGTTTGGGCTCTTCTGACCACGGCTCTCATAAGCAGCTGGACTCCGGCATAGGTTCGATAGAAAGTCAATCGATGGAGGCTCAGCAGGCGAACTGTCACGCCCAGTATGGCGCGACATCCGGTCACTTCCGTCCTTGGAGCGCGCCAAGTAGATGCTGTCAACATGACTCCGCCTCTTGGCGAACTTTTCAAGACCAGCATCTCCATCGCGGGAGCAGGCCAGACGTGGTGCCCGCGGACTCGCCCCCGCCGCACGCGACCAACGGGGGGGAGAGAAAGGTGACGCGGACCAAGCTCCTCGCTATCTTTAGCGCAGACTTGGTGGACGCAGCCATGGACATGTTCCCGCTCGTGGTGGACCCCCAGATGCTGGCTGCGAAGATCATCATGATGCAGAGTCACAATAAGAGGAGATAAGAAATGTTAACATAAATTTGTGGACTTTTTGTACTGCGGTATTCATCCGTCGTGTGTCTCGCGATTAGCATGGGTCTCAAAACAAACATAGGTGGCCGAAAACATGCCTAACTAAAATTCAAACAGCGCCAATAAActgaccaccagagggtgctgtaaTTgcgcaaacaaaaaacaatctggctttttgtgtttttttttcttaacattttgtACGATAAGGTGAATTTGCGGATGCCATACCGCAAATATGCAGGTTCACTGTATGTTACAGTAAACTACACGTTTCCTTAATGAATGAGACAAGAGTATAAGTTGATACAAATTGTGTCTTTATCTAGCTGacagtaaataaatcaaaataaatgtggagTTAGTGTACTGCACATTTATTAAAGTTAATGAAATACTGTATATCATTCTGCTTTTAGCAGATGTTCCTTATCGGTCTATGTAGATAATTTTATCGGAATTCCAAATTCATTTGATTAGTTGGCTTATGGGTTTATAAAAAGCTTTTTAGGGACATcctatttgtgcagttattcCCACAATTACATTATAATGGTTAATTCGGGATCTGGGTTTGCTGCTCGAGAAGAATTGCACAAAAATACTgtacactgtactgtatataatatGAGCTTCAGTAAGATAAGCTGAAGAACGTGTTAATGTCTCCGCCTGCTGGACGGCTGAGGAACAACATTTAAGGTTAGTGTACTACTACTACAGTAGCAACGGCGAAGTATGTACTGTCGAACAGCGGCATtgatgtacaaataatttgttaaataaagaaattgcAATGGTTAACGAATTGATATTATTCTTATTAccacgagttaaaaaaaaaaggtggaccgTCCCTTTTCCGCGTTTATTTTTCAGTACTACATTACCCAGAAGTCAATGCGGCTTGGCGCAGCCGCAGTGTCGGTCTATTCAACAGAATTACTCATTAAAGAGCTAGCAAAACGTAGACCGATATGTAGCTGAAATATGGCGGTCCCGAATATGCTGGGTCTGGTTACTGTAAGATAGCTTTTACGCCCTCTTTTGGTCTCGAGAGCTCGCGTGAAAGCGGCTGTAGTTCACGCTTAAGCTAATCGATGTAGCCACATGCTAGCAGGCTACAGTGAGAGTGTGCGGCGCGccgcagttttgtttttgtctctctCGTGTTGGCTAACTGCGTGAGGGAGCTAACCTACTACTGTATGTTTTAATTCTATTTTCTATGGTGGCCTTTGGAAAATAAGCTGCTACCCCGATCCTCGTCGGCAGACCGAGTGTCCAGCTAAGATGTGGCAAAGTGTCGGGCTCACATTGCTGGTCATTGTGGCCACGCTGCTTTGTGTCCTTATCTTCATGTTGTGCGGTAAGTTTGGGAAGGGTGACTATTCTCATGTTCATATTATATAACATCGATGGCTTACAGTAAGGCCAATGTGCGTCATTGTTAATGGACGTTGAGAGAGACGATTGCGTTCACTTGAAACGAGGATTGGGAGTCATTTAGCAAGTTTCGATGTCTCCCAAGAGTCTTATTTTTATCTCGTGCTGGTGTGTCACGATGTGATACTACCAGGAAGCATGCATGGAATCTCATTTAAACCTTTTAGATGAGCTGTAGGAAGTTTAGTGCCATCCGTGACTTAACTAAAATACAGTTAAGAGGATATTAAGACGTGTTTTCTGCATAACTAGAAATTGATGCCATGTCTCCGGATGATGT
This portion of the Festucalex cinctus isolate MCC-2025b chromosome 19, RoL_Fcin_1.0, whole genome shotgun sequence genome encodes:
- the zc3h12ab gene encoding endoribonuclease ZC3H12A isoform X1, with protein sequence MEPAGCHKPDPSLTPRHLEDELDFFHKLGYSTPQVKAVLRKYGPKTDRNQILGELVRMTTDPRAGQWGQAVTSLPVPVTKNDIRATEPAGMFPLASQSEKEGSDDDDALRPIVIDGSNVAMSHGNKEVFSCTGIQLAVNFFLDRGHTSITVFVPSWRKEQPRPDVPISDQKILSDLEKKKHLTFTPSRRVGHKRVVCNDDKFIVQLAFDTGGVIVSNDVYRDLQVDKPEWKRCIEERLLMYSFVYDKFMVPDDPLGRDGPNLENFLRWSPKTPKKLTCPYGKKCNYGLKCKYLHPGRAKQSNCLLADELRENAKLAPSAPRSSVRSPVSRQSLSLVEDAARKLALLEKSSLKKEKVNHCTGQKASCKKGRSSLGSSDHGSHKQLDSGIGSIESQSMEAQQANCHAQYGATSGHFRPWSAPSRCCQHDSASWRTFQDQHLHRGSRPDVVPADSPPPHATNGGERKVTRTKLLAIFSADLVDAAMDMFPLVVDPQMLAAKIIMMQSHNKRR
- the zc3h12ab gene encoding endoribonuclease ZC3H12A isoform X2, yielding MEPAGCHKPDPSLTPRHLEDELDFFHKLGYSTPQVKAVLRKYGPKTDRNQILGELVRMTTDPRAGQWGQAVTSLPVPVTKNDIRATEPAGMFPLASQSEKEGSDDDDALRPIVIDGSNVAMSHGNKEVFSCTGIQLAVNFFLDRGHTSITVFVPSWRKEQPRPDVPISDQKILSDLEKKKHLTFTPSRRVGHKRVVDKPEWKRCIEERLLMYSFVYDKFMVPDDPLGRDGPNLENFLRWSPKTPKKLTCPYGKKCNYGLKCKYLHPGRAKQSNCLLADELRENAKLAPSAPRSSVRSPVSRQSLSLVEDAARKLALLEKSSLKKEKVNHCTGQKASCKKGRSSLGSSDHGSHKQLDSGIGSIESQSMEAQQANCHAQYGATSGHFRPWSAPSRCCQHDSASWRTFQDQHLHRGSRPDVVPADSPPPHATNGGERKVTRTKLLAIFSADLVDAAMDMFPLVVDPQMLAAKIIMMQSHNKRR